The Carnobacterium divergens nucleotide sequence TTTACCTTAGGGGGAACAGGTGGCGGAATTTGTGACAACTTAAAAGAACTGGAAGAAATCGTAGCTAATGGATTAAAGCTTTCACCTGCTAATCAATGTTTAGTCGAAATGAGCATTGCAGGCTTTAAAGAAATCGAATATGAAGTGATGCGAGACAGTCATGACAATGCGATGGTTGTGTGCAACATGGAAAATTTTGATCCAGTTGGGATTCACACAGGGGATTCGATTGTGGTTGCTCCAAGTCAAACGTTATCTGATGTCGAGTACCAGATGTTACGAGATTCTTCCCTAAAAATTATTCGTGCCTTGGGAATTGAGGGAGGATGTAATGTTCAGTTAGCCCTTGATCCAAATAGCTTCCAATATTATATTATCGAAGTTAATCCAAGAGTGAGTCGTTCTTCCGCACTTGCAAGTAAAGCTACGGGTTACCCAATTGCTAAGCTAGCAGCCAAAATTGCAGTTGGCTTAACATTGGATGAAATGAAAAACCCAGTGACTGGAACAACCTATGCGCAATTTGAACCGGCTTTAGATTATGTGGTAACCAAAATCCCAAGATGGCCTTTTGATAAATTTGAAAATGGCGATCGTAAACTAGGAACCCAAATGAAAGCAACTGGCGAGGTAATGGCGATTGGTCGAACAATTGAAGAGTCCCTTTTAAAAGCCGTGCGCTCTTTAGAAATTGGAGCCCTTCATGTTTCAATCCCTGCTGCCAAAAAAGTCAGTGATGAAGCATTAGTTGAAAAAATGATTAAAGCTCAAGACGATCGTTTGTTTTATTTAGTAGAAGGAATTAGACGAGGCTACACAATTGAAGAATTAGCCGAATTAACAAAAATTGATTTGTTTTTCTTAGACAAATTGTTGCATATTGTAGAAATTGAAAACGAACTACAAGCCCAACCAGAAAATATCGCTACTTTGAAAATGGCAAAAGAGTATGGTTTTTCAGATAGCGTCATTGCAGAGTTATGGCAGAAAAAAACGAATGAAGTAGCCGAATTACGCTACCAAAATGAGATTGTTCCTGTTTACAAAATGGTTGATACTTGTGCAGCGGAGTTTGAATCTACAACGCCTTATTTTTACAGCACCTACGAAGAAGAAAATGAGAGCATCGTTACTGAAAAAGAATCCATTTTGATTATTGGATCAGGTCCCATTCGAATTGGGCAAGGAGTTGAATTTGACTACGCTACCGTTCATTCGGTTAAAGCTATCCAGAAATTAGGCTATGAAGCCATTATTATGAATAGCAATCCCGAAACCGTTTCAACAGATTTCTCAATTTCAGATAAATTGTATTTTGAACCCTTAACAGTCGAAGACGTGATGCATGTTATTCGGTTGGAAAAACCAAAAGGCGTTATCGTTCAATTTGGCGGACAAACGGCCATTAATCTTGCTGAACCCTTAACCAAATTAGGCATTCATATTTTAGGAACAAGTGTGGAAGATCTAGATCGAGCTGAAAATCGAGATTTATTCGAGCAAGCCCTACAAGAACTAAACATACCACAACCACTTGGTGCAACTGCCTTAAGTACAACGGAAGCTGTCACGATAGCCAATGAAATTGGGTATCCTGTTTTGGTTCGACCAAGCTACGTCTTAGGTGGACGAGGAATGGAAATTGTTGAAAATCAAAAAGACTTAGAAAACTATATGGGAAATGCTGTAAAATCTTCTCCCGAGCATCCCGTTTTAATCGACCGTTATTTACTTGGAAAAGAATGCGAAGTCGATGCCATTAGTGATGGAACAGACGTATTGATTCCAGGAATTATGGAGCATATCGAGCGAGCTGGCGTCCATTCTGGAGATTCGATGGCCGTTTACCCGCCACAACAATTAAGCGAAGAGCTAAAACAAAAAATCGTTGATTATACCAAGCGATTGGCACTTGGATTAAATTGTATCGGCATGATGAATATCCAATTTGTTATTTTTGAAGAAGAAGTTTATGTCATAGAAGTAAACCCACGAGCAAGCCGAACCGTGCCTTTCTTAAGTAAAGTCACAGGTATTCCGATGGCACAAGTAGCAACCCATTGTATCTTAGGAGAGTCCTTAGCTAAACAAGGCTACCAAAGCGGTTTATACCCAGAATCGAATCGCGTCCATGTAAAAGCGCCTGTCTTCTCATTCGCCAAATTGCTTAGTGTGGATACAAACTTAGGACCTGAAATGAAATCTACTGGCGAAGTAATGGGAACAGATAAAACACTAGAAAAAGCCTTGTACAAAGCTTTTGAGGGAAGCAACCTTCATTTAGCTGATTACGGAACCGTCCTATTCACCATTGCGGATGAAGACAAAGAAGAAGCTGTCTTATTAGCCAAACGTTTTAATGCAATTGGGTACCAAATTATGGCAACTACAGGAACTGCTAATTATTTCAAACACAAAGGCATTCAAGTAAAAGAAGTGGATAAAATCTCAGCAAATGAAGACGAAAAAAATGTGTTAAATGCCATCAGACAAAATCGTTTGCAAGTGGTTGTAAACACAATGGGACGGGATAAAGAAGTGCAAACCGACGGATTTTTAATTCGCCGTGAAGCAGTTGAACATGGTGTACCGTTGTTCACCTCGTTAGATACAGCGAATGCGATTTTAAAAGTCTTAGAATCACGCTCATTCGATACAGCACCCTTATAGTCAAACTTGTTAGGAGGAATTTTATGTTACAAGAACTCATGACGGTTGTTGATCAAAAACAACTTGCACCTAAGATTTTTGAAATGCGTTTAACAGGTGATCTCGTTAAAGAAATGCATATTCCTGGTCAATTTTTGCATATTTTAGTTCCACAAGCTGACCTTCTCCTTAGAAGACCCATCAGCATTGCAGAAATTGTACCTGAACGAAATGAATGTTCCATTATTTACCGAATTGAAGGGGCTGGGACAGAAAAGTTAAGTCTTTTAAAAGGTGGCGATTCCCTTGATGTAATGGGACCACTTGGCAATGGCTTTTCATTGGAAACTGTTGAAAAAGGACAAACAGCTTATATTATTGGTGGGGGAATTGGCGTTCCTCCTTTATATGAACTTTCAAAACAACTTGTTAAAAAAGGCGTGGAAGTGAAACATATTTTTGGTTTTGCAACTAAAGACGTCATTTTTTACGAAAAAGAATTTTCTAAATTAGGCGACATTCATTTAGCAACAGATGATGGTTCTAAGGGGAAACATGGACATGTGGGTCACTTATTGGATACCTTGCAAGAAAAACCGAATGCTGTCTATGCTTGCGGTTCAAGAGGCTTATTAATGGCTGTTGAAAATCGTTATGAGAATCAGAATGCCTTTTTATCCTTAGAAGCGCGCATGGCTTGCGGGATGGGGGCATGCTATGCTTGTGTTTGCCCTAAAAAATCAGATCCTACTGGTCAATCAAGTTTTAAAGTATGTGACGAAGGACCCGTTTTTAAAGTGGGAGAGGTGGTTTTATAATGAATCGTTTAGCTATTAGCTTACCTGGGTTAGAGTTAAAAAATCCAATTATGCCGGCAAGTGGATGTTTTGGTTTTGGTGAAGAATATGCCAAATATTTCGATTTAAATCAATTAGGCTCTATCATGGTGAAAGCTTGTACCCTAGAACCTCGTTTTGGTAATCCAACGCCGCGTGTTGCTGAAACGACAAGTGGCATGTTAAATGCCATCGGCCTCCAAAATCCAGGATTAGAGGTGATTTTAACAGAGAAACTCCCTAAACTAGAGCAATACGATGTCCCGATTATTGCCAATGTGGCAGGATCAACAAAAGAAGATTATGTAGAAGTATGTCGAGAAATTTCAAAAGCACCGAATGTAACGGCAATTGAACTAAATGTATCTTGTCCTAATGTAAAACATGGGGGGATTGCCTTTGGAACAGATGAAAAAGTCATCTTTGATTTGACTCAAGCAGTTAAAGCAGTATCCAGTGTGCCAATTTATGTCAAACTCTCACCAAATGTAACCGACATTGTACCAATTGCAAAAGCAGTAGAAGCAGCTGGAGCTGATGGGATTTCAATGATTAACACATTATTAGGCATGCGCATCGATTTAAAAACAAAGCAACCCATTTTAGCAAATAAGACAGGCGGTTTATCAGGACCAGCCATCAAACCTGTTGCCATTCGCTTGATTCATCAAGTGAGTCACAGCGTGAACATTCCTATAATCGGAATGGGAGGCATTTATACAGTTGATGACGTGCTAGAAATGTTTATGGCGGGAGCAAGTGCAGTGGCTGTTGGAACAGCCAACTTTACAGATCCTATGATTTGCCCTAAACTGATTGAAGAGCTGCCAAGACGAATGGATGAACTTGGAATATCTTCGCTAGAAGCACTCATTAAAGAAGTAAGGGAAGGAAGATAACATGCAAACAAAACCAATTATCGCATTGGATTTTTCAACAAGCGAAGAAATAAAAAATTTTTTAACCCATTTTAAGGATGAACAACTATTTGTTAAAGTTGGAATGGAATTGTATTACCAGAACGGACCAGAAGTCGTTAAATGGATGAAAAGCTTAGGTCATCAAATTTTCTTAGATTTAAAATTACATGATATTCCAAATACAGTTGAACGTTCAATGAAAGGTTTGGCCGCATTGGATGTCGATATGATTAATGTCCATGCTGCTGGAGGAAAACAAATGATGGAAGCTGCTATGAGTGGGATAATAGCTGGTACGCCGACTGGAAGCCAACGCCCTAGTTTGATTGCCGTAACACAATTAACCTCTACGACACAAGAAGCTATGCGGACAGAACAATTAATTCAAGTACCCTTGCTTCAAAGCGTGATTCATTATGCTAAATTAACTCAAAGTGCAGGACTCGATGGCGTGGTTTGTTCAGCTTTAGAAGCTCAACTGATTAAAGAAAATACATCAAATGAATTCTTATGTGTAACACCTGGAATTCGTCCAAGTGGGGATGAAAAAGGCGATCAAAAACGTGTTGCAACACCAAGTCGTGCAAGGGAAGCAGGTTCGAGTTTTATCGTGGTAGGTCGCCCTATTACCCAAGCAGCAGATCCTGTTAAAAGCTATCATACAATAAAAAATCAATGGAATGGAGTCGAAGCATAAATGTCGATTGAAAAAAAGATTGCCCAAGATTTATTAGAAATAAAAGCAGTAAGTTTAAGTCCAAATGAACCATATACATGGGCAAGTGGGATTAAAAGCCCTATTTATTGCGATAACCGAATTACGATGAGCTACCCAAGCGTACGACGTGAAATTGCAAGGGGCTTAGCAGAACTGATTAAGCGTGATTATCCTGAAGCAGAAGTAATTGCTGGTACGGCTACAGCTGGAATTCCTCACGCTGCATGGGTTGCAGAGCTATTAGATTTGCCAATGGTGTACATTCGTGGCAAAGCAAAAGACCACGGCAAAGGCAATCAAATCGAGGGACGCATTACTAAAAACCAAAAAATGGTCATCATTGAAGACTTGATTTCCACTGGTGGAAGTGTGATTGATGCGGCTGTGGCTGCAAAAAATGAAGGTGCAGATGTAATAGGGGCAGCCGCCATCTTTACATACGAATTGCCAAAAGGGATTGAAAATTTTAAAAAGCATCAATTATCCTTTGCAACCTTAACCAATTATTCTACTCTGATTGACGTTGCGTTAGAGCTTGGAACGATTGAAGCGAATGACTTAAATTTATTAAAAGAGTGGAAGCAAGATCCAACTAATTGGAAAAAATAAGAAGAGCCCGTCACTTAAATTAGTTGAGATACTAGATTGTTCCTGATGAAAAAATATGGTAAACTAGCTAATAATTAAAATAAAAAGAGCAAAGAGGTGAGTGAGATGATGAATACCTATAAGTTAATATTAATTATGCTCCCGCCGCTTCCCGCAGTGAGATGTTTTTTTTCAACCCTTTAATCATTATTAGGAGGAGTTATTTTGAAAAAAAGCATCACAACTCAAGCACCATCTTTATTATTACTCATTGTTTTAGTTGGTTTTCCACAAATCAGCGAAACGATTTTTACACCTTCCTTGCCAGACATCGCAAGTGATTTTGAGACGACACTAGGAACGGTACAGCTAACCTTAAGTATTTATTTTTTAGCTTTTGCCTTAGGAGTCTTTTGCTGGGGAATTGTTTCTGATTTTATTGGACGTCGCCCTGCAATTCTATATGGTGTGATTCTTTACGGAATTGGTAGTTTGCTATGTTTTCAAGCAAAATCAATTGAATTCTTATTAGCTGCCCGTTTTATACAAGCTTTTGGAGCAAGCACAGGTTCAGTTGTTACCCAAACCATTTTAAGAGAAAGCACAAATGGTTTGAGACGACATACTTTATTTGCTCAAATTTCTGCAGCACTAGCCTTTACACCTGCTATTGGTCCTTTAATTGGTGGAGTAGTAGACCAATTTTGGGGATTTCGAGCTGTCTTTTTTGGATTGGTTATAATGAGTCTTTTCGTTTTTAGCTATGCTTATTTTCGCTTAGGCGAGACCTATGATGTTAAGCAACGATCAAAAGTGAAATTGCTTCCTATTGTAAAACGCTTTTTAAAAAACCAACACGTTTTGATTTATGGTTTTTTGATTGGAACAATCAATGGCATTTTATTTAGTTACTATGCAGAAGCGCCATTTATTTTTATTGAGTATTTTCATTTTTCAACAGCTAGCTATGGCTTCCTTGGAATGATTGTCGCAGTAGCAAGTATTTTAGGTTCACTTTTGTCAAAGCGTTTAGTCACAAGTAGACAACCAGAAAAAATTATTTTAGATGGAATCAAAATAATGCTGGTAGGCATAAGTATTCTTTTAGCTGTTAGTGTGTCAACTTTTTTTGTTCCAGAATGGCAATGGATCATGTTGCTAGTGGGGATTTTTATCACGTTACTTGGAACAGGAACGGCTTTACCTAATTGTTTAAGTCTTGCGTTAGTGGATTTTCAGGATGTCATTGGATCTGCTGGTGGATTGTTTAGTTTAGGATACTATCTATTGGTCAGTATGGTTACGTTTGGCATGAGCTTTGTTCACAATGGAACGCTCTGGGCAATGCCTTGCTATTTTTTGCTAATTGGTCTCATGATGTTGAAATTAGCAAAAAAGTTGACTAGCAAGTAGTTTAGATTATGTTTTAAGAATAACTAAAAAACGATCGAAATCACCTAAGATTTTGATCGTTTTTTCTATCATATTTCATTTTTTTGAATCACATCAATATAAGAAGTCATCATAGCATTCATCGTCCCTCGCTGTTCCATCGAATTAGCCATCAACGCATTGTCTGTAATGATGCCATGGGCCGTAGTTGATAAATACTGATTAAATTCAGCTGGTTCGTCAACAGTCCACAAAAAGATCGGTTGTTTGCTTTCAAAAAATTCAGGAGCTGCCATAGTATGTTTTAAGGTTAAAAATTGGAAAGCTGGATATTCTTTACTAGGTAACATTGAAACAATCATGCCAACTTGTATATCGTGATTGACTTCTTTAACCTGATTCAAAAAAGCTTCATTGGTGGATTGGATCAAATAGGAATCAACAACGTCTTTTTCTGCCAATAAATCAGCTAATTGTTTAGGCATATCTAAACTGTCTTGTTTACTTGTTTTAATATCTAATAAAAGAGGTTGCTTCGCAGTTTTAGCTAAGTCAATTGCTTCTTCCAATGTTGCAATCGGCGCTTGAAAATTATTTTGTTTCAACGTCAGTTTATTTAATTCTGCAAGTGTTAATTGATGAACTTTTTTCTTTTTACGCGCTAACCGTTTCAAACTTGCATCATGCATTAAAATAAAATGTTCATCTTTTGTTTGCCGAACATCTAATTCAATATAGGCAGGCTTATAAGGGAGGGCTGCTTGAATGGATGAAAGTGTATTTTCAACGCCTCCAGCTTTGTAGCCCCTGTGGGCAATTATTTTCGAATTGGATTTAGGCACGCCCAATACTCCTTGTGGAAAGCTAAGTGGGGCAGTGTTGGACGGAATCCGAGATTCAATTTTGACATTTTTCGATCTAGGACCATCTAGAGGTGAAAAAAAGAAACATAAGAAAAAAAATAAAAAGAGTAGCTTTAAAATAACAAGCCCCCAAGTGTAAAATAAGACTTTCATTTGATCACCTTCCATTAGAATAGTGTAACAAAAAAAAGATAAAAAAAGAAGTTACTGTTTTTTAAATAAAAGTTAAGTATACTGGTAAGAGTTATTCTTCGATAAGAAATAACCCATTTAACCAAAAAGGAGACGATAAAGTGACCTACTACGACTGGCGTAAGGTAGAAAAACAATTTTATTTCCCAACAACGGATCCCTATATTCTAAAAAAACCTGCTTTTCAATATTTGATAATTAAGCGATCAAACCCACTTCAAAAAGAAAGCTTTATTGAAGAAATGGAATGGGTGCTTGCCGTTTCAAAAGCAATCAAATTGAAATCAAATCAAACAAATAAAAATCCAGATTATCAACTTTTTCCAATTGAATGTCGTTGGATTCAATCGGATGTTGGCGAACAAATTGATTTTCAATTGATGATTCGTCAACCTCGGTTTATCAATGAAAAACTACTTCAGCAAGCCGTGTTAAGTAAAAATAATTTAACGCATCAGTTCTTTTTAGAACAACCCGAACCCACGTTACGTGTTTTTTGTCTACATAAAGGTTCTTACCACACAGAAGAAGATTGTTTAAACAAAATGACACACTATTGTCAAAGTAAAGGATACCAACGAGTTGGAAAAGATTACGAAGAGATTTATGTAGCTGATTTTAGAAATCATACTCCTGAACAATTAAAAACCGTTCTATCTTTTGAAATAGAAAAAACGACCTAATTTAACTAATTAGGTCGTTTTTTTTAATTTACACGCAATGATTCAACCAGTTCCTTATCAGGCGTTACATAGACCGTCTTTTGACCTTCGTAAATCACAAAGCCAGGTTTGGCTCCATTTGGTTTCCGAATGGCTTTAACGGGTACGTAATCGACTGGTACAAGTGCTGAAAGTTGTGACTTCGAATAGTAAGCCGCAATATTGGCAGCTTCAAGAATGGTTTCTTCACTAGGGTCTGCATGTTGAATAATGACATGAGAACCGGGAATGTTTTTTGTGTGAAGCCAAATATCACTTTTTCTTGCCAATTTAAGTGTTAATTCGTCATTTTGTAAATTGTTTTTCCCGACTAAAATGACGGTTCCATCTGTTGCATGGTATTTTTCAGGCTTGCTTTTTTGTGCTTTCATTTGTTTTTTCTTAGTTTTTTTCTTTTTAAGATAACCAACCTGCGTCAATTCTTCCTTAATTTCAGCCACATCTTTTGGCGTTGCTAAAGATAACTGAGTAGAAACCGATTCTAAATAATCAATTTCTCCCATCGTTAAATCAATTTGCTCGGTCACATAAGCAATGGCATTTTTAAGTTTTTGATATTTTGCAAAATATTTTTGTGCATTTTGAGAAGGATTTTTTCGAATATCCAATTTGATTGTAATAGGAGCATCTTCTTCATAGAAGTTGGGCAGTTTAATCTCTGGTGCCCCGCGTTTAAATTCATGAAGATAGGCGGTTAAAATTTCACCTTTAATTCGATAATCATCTGCCAATTCCGTTTCAGCCATTGTTTTATGCAATTTTTCTAACTTTTTCACATTTTTTTGCAATTCATTGTTTACCAATCGAATCAATTCAGATCCTTGCTGGTGAACACGATCCTTTTCAGCTTTCCCGCCATAGTAAGCATCTAATAATTCACTTAGTAACGGAAAGGTTTTTTGTTCCCCCTCCAAACTTAAAAATGGGGTAGGGGTAAAGAAATCTTTTTGTGTGTTAGTCGTTAATGTTGGTGTTGCATTGCCATCTTTAACTTCGCTAATTAAACTTACAAAAACCTCCGGTAATAAAGCTAGATTACTTTCACTTCGAAAAATTATTTCAGCGGCTGTATCTCCGCCAATTCCTTGATACGTCGTTTGAAGTTGTCTTTGAATGGACAATTCTGAAGCTGAATCTAACGTTTCGCTAATTTCTTGTTTCGTAACGGTAAAAGGGTTTAATTTATCTTGATGAGGTGGATTTAGATAGGTAGCACCCGGCATAACAGATCGGTAGCTATTTAAGCTTGCTGGGACATGTTTAATACAGTCAATAATACGTTTTGATTCTTGGTCGATTAAGAAAATATTACTATGGCGTCCCATTAACTCAACAATTAAAACAACGTTATGGATATCGCCAATTTCATCCCGACTTTTAAAGGTAAAATGAATAATCCGGTCATTGCCAATTTGCTGGATATCCTCTAAAATTGCTCCTTCTAATTGCTTTCTCAATAACATACAAAAATTAGGCGGTGTATTTGGGTTTTCATATGGAATCTGTGTAACTTGTATTCTTGCGTAACTTGGATGAGCAGACAATAACACACGGTGGTTTTTACCGTTTGCGCGCATCACTAAAATAATTTCACTTTGATAAGGTTGATGAATTTTTGACAAGCGTCCGTTTTTTAACAAACTCTTTAATTCATCGACCATGGCATGAGTGAAAATTCCATCAAATGACATAGGATTTCCTCACTTTCATTAATTGAATAGGCATAAATAACAATCAAAAAAAATTTCTTTTTTTGTCGCCAACACTCTTATTATAACGTTTATTTCACTAAAAGTATATGGAGGATAAAAATGCCTTACTTCTTATGATAAAGAAAAAATAAGAGAGTCTTCAAACAATATTAGTTGACTTTTTTTTTGTAAAAAAGGTAAAATAAACGAAAGTTTGTGTATTTTAGGAGGAATGATTTTGGATTGGTTCTACGAAGAAGGCCCCAGAGGTCCTGAAAATTGGAAAAATATCTGTGCGATTTTTCATAAAGCTGAAAATGAAAGTTTACAATCGCCTATTAATTTAAAAGAAGCAGAGGTTACAGCTGCGATGGATGGAAATCTACTTGATTTTGATTACCACGCAACAAATTTTAGATCCTCCTTTTTTAATCATACGGTCCATTTAAATCCTGT carries:
- the carB gene encoding carbamoyl-phosphate synthase large subunit, which gives rise to MPKRSDLKKILVIGSGPIVIGQAAEFDYAGTQACLALKEEGYEVVLINSNPATIMTDQEIADKVYIEPITLEFVSSILRKELPDAIVPTLGGQTGLNMAMELANSGILEELSIELLGTKLSAIDQAEDRDLFRQLMHQLGEPVPESDIVHTVAEAVKFSEQVGFPLIVRPAFTLGGTGGGICDNLKELEEIVANGLKLSPANQCLVEMSIAGFKEIEYEVMRDSHDNAMVVCNMENFDPVGIHTGDSIVVAPSQTLSDVEYQMLRDSSLKIIRALGIEGGCNVQLALDPNSFQYYIIEVNPRVSRSSALASKATGYPIAKLAAKIAVGLTLDEMKNPVTGTTYAQFEPALDYVVTKIPRWPFDKFENGDRKLGTQMKATGEVMAIGRTIEESLLKAVRSLEIGALHVSIPAAKKVSDEALVEKMIKAQDDRLFYLVEGIRRGYTIEELAELTKIDLFFLDKLLHIVEIENELQAQPENIATLKMAKEYGFSDSVIAELWQKKTNEVAELRYQNEIVPVYKMVDTCAAEFESTTPYFYSTYEEENESIVTEKESILIIGSGPIRIGQGVEFDYATVHSVKAIQKLGYEAIIMNSNPETVSTDFSISDKLYFEPLTVEDVMHVIRLEKPKGVIVQFGGQTAINLAEPLTKLGIHILGTSVEDLDRAENRDLFEQALQELNIPQPLGATALSTTEAVTIANEIGYPVLVRPSYVLGGRGMEIVENQKDLENYMGNAVKSSPEHPVLIDRYLLGKECEVDAISDGTDVLIPGIMEHIERAGVHSGDSMAVYPPQQLSEELKQKIVDYTKRLALGLNCIGMMNIQFVIFEEEVYVIEVNPRASRTVPFLSKVTGIPMAQVATHCILGESLAKQGYQSGLYPESNRVHVKAPVFSFAKLLSVDTNLGPEMKSTGEVMGTDKTLEKALYKAFEGSNLHLADYGTVLFTIADEDKEEAVLLAKRFNAIGYQIMATTGTANYFKHKGIQVKEVDKISANEDEKNVLNAIRQNRLQVVVNTMGRDKEVQTDGFLIRREAVEHGVPLFTSLDTANAILKVLESRSFDTAPL
- a CDS encoding dihydroorotate dehydrogenase electron transfer subunit; the encoded protein is MLQELMTVVDQKQLAPKIFEMRLTGDLVKEMHIPGQFLHILVPQADLLLRRPISIAEIVPERNECSIIYRIEGAGTEKLSLLKGGDSLDVMGPLGNGFSLETVEKGQTAYIIGGGIGVPPLYELSKQLVKKGVEVKHIFGFATKDVIFYEKEFSKLGDIHLATDDGSKGKHGHVGHLLDTLQEKPNAVYACGSRGLLMAVENRYENQNAFLSLEARMACGMGACYACVCPKKSDPTGQSSFKVCDEGPVFKVGEVVL
- a CDS encoding dihydroorotate dehydrogenase, whose amino-acid sequence is MNRLAISLPGLELKNPIMPASGCFGFGEEYAKYFDLNQLGSIMVKACTLEPRFGNPTPRVAETTSGMLNAIGLQNPGLEVILTEKLPKLEQYDVPIIANVAGSTKEDYVEVCREISKAPNVTAIELNVSCPNVKHGGIAFGTDEKVIFDLTQAVKAVSSVPIYVKLSPNVTDIVPIAKAVEAAGADGISMINTLLGMRIDLKTKQPILANKTGGLSGPAIKPVAIRLIHQVSHSVNIPIIGMGGIYTVDDVLEMFMAGASAVAVGTANFTDPMICPKLIEELPRRMDELGISSLEALIKEVREGR
- the pyrF gene encoding orotidine-5'-phosphate decarboxylase; amino-acid sequence: MQTKPIIALDFSTSEEIKNFLTHFKDEQLFVKVGMELYYQNGPEVVKWMKSLGHQIFLDLKLHDIPNTVERSMKGLAALDVDMINVHAAGGKQMMEAAMSGIIAGTPTGSQRPSLIAVTQLTSTTQEAMRTEQLIQVPLLQSVIHYAKLTQSAGLDGVVCSALEAQLIKENTSNEFLCVTPGIRPSGDEKGDQKRVATPSRAREAGSSFIVVGRPITQAADPVKSYHTIKNQWNGVEA
- the pyrE gene encoding orotate phosphoribosyltransferase, with product MSIEKKIAQDLLEIKAVSLSPNEPYTWASGIKSPIYCDNRITMSYPSVRREIARGLAELIKRDYPEAEVIAGTATAGIPHAAWVAELLDLPMVYIRGKAKDHGKGNQIEGRITKNQKMVIIEDLISTGGSVIDAAVAAKNEGADVIGAAAIFTYELPKGIENFKKHQLSFATLTNYSTLIDVALELGTIEANDLNLLKEWKQDPTNWKK
- a CDS encoding multidrug effflux MFS transporter, with protein sequence MKKSITTQAPSLLLLIVLVGFPQISETIFTPSLPDIASDFETTLGTVQLTLSIYFLAFALGVFCWGIVSDFIGRRPAILYGVILYGIGSLLCFQAKSIEFLLAARFIQAFGASTGSVVTQTILRESTNGLRRHTLFAQISAALAFTPAIGPLIGGVVDQFWGFRAVFFGLVIMSLFVFSYAYFRLGETYDVKQRSKVKLLPIVKRFLKNQHVLIYGFLIGTINGILFSYYAEAPFIFIEYFHFSTASYGFLGMIVAVASILGSLLSKRLVTSRQPEKIILDGIKIMLVGISILLAVSVSTFFVPEWQWIMLLVGIFITLLGTGTALPNCLSLALVDFQDVIGSAGGLFSLGYYLLVSMVTFGMSFVHNGTLWAMPCYFLLIGLMMLKLAKKLTSK
- a CDS encoding glycerophosphodiester phosphodiesterase family protein, which produces MPKSNSKIIAHRGYKAGGVENTLSSIQAALPYKPAYIELDVRQTKDEHFILMHDASLKRLARKKKKVHQLTLAELNKLTLKQNNFQAPIATLEEAIDLAKTAKQPLLLDIKTSKQDSLDMPKQLADLLAEKDVVDSYLIQSTNEAFLNQVKEVNHDIQVGMIVSMLPSKEYPAFQFLTLKHTMAAPEFFESKQPIFLWTVDEPAEFNQYLSTTAHGIITDNALMANSMEQRGTMNAMMTSYIDVIQKNEI
- a CDS encoding GyrI-like domain-containing protein, yielding MTYYDWRKVEKQFYFPTTDPYILKKPAFQYLIIKRSNPLQKESFIEEMEWVLAVSKAIKLKSNQTNKNPDYQLFPIECRWIQSDVGEQIDFQLMIRQPRFINEKLLQQAVLSKNNLTHQFFLEQPEPTLRVFCLHKGSYHTEEDCLNKMTHYCQSKGYQRVGKDYEEIYVADFRNHTPEQLKTVLSFEIEKTT
- a CDS encoding NFACT RNA binding domain-containing protein; the protein is MSFDGIFTHAMVDELKSLLKNGRLSKIHQPYQSEIILVMRANGKNHRVLLSAHPSYARIQVTQIPYENPNTPPNFCMLLRKQLEGAILEDIQQIGNDRIIHFTFKSRDEIGDIHNVVLIVELMGRHSNIFLIDQESKRIIDCIKHVPASLNSYRSVMPGATYLNPPHQDKLNPFTVTKQEISETLDSASELSIQRQLQTTYQGIGGDTAAEIIFRSESNLALLPEVFVSLISEVKDGNATPTLTTNTQKDFFTPTPFLSLEGEQKTFPLLSELLDAYYGGKAEKDRVHQQGSELIRLVNNELQKNVKKLEKLHKTMAETELADDYRIKGEILTAYLHEFKRGAPEIKLPNFYEEDAPITIKLDIRKNPSQNAQKYFAKYQKLKNAIAYVTEQIDLTMGEIDYLESVSTQLSLATPKDVAEIKEELTQVGYLKKKKTKKKQMKAQKSKPEKYHATDGTVILVGKNNLQNDELTLKLARKSDIWLHTKNIPGSHVIIQHADPSEETILEAANIAAYYSKSQLSALVPVDYVPVKAIRKPNGAKPGFVIYEGQKTVYVTPDKELVESLRVN